The sequence below is a genomic window from Candidatus Methanoplasma termitum.
CCCACAGTATATCGACTATGCCGCAAGGCTCAAAGATGCGGGTGTCGAAGTGGAGATACATGATTTCAAGAATGCCGACCACGACTTCTTTTTCGGACAGACCGAGGACAGTATGAAAGCACGCGAGGCCATAGCCAACTTTATAAAGAAACATTCGCAGGCATGATCGGTCAGCAGACAATCGACCGGGTTCAGATCCGGCAGGCTTACTCAAACCTATATTGACAACCGTCAACCGTTTTCCGGAATTTTTACATCGTCCGAAATGTTGTCACGGTCGCCCCTTTCGGAGTCATCACAGGAAAAGCTAAAGATCATATGGGGCGCAATCGGTTTTTTTGAAGAACACAGAGTGTTCTGCAAATTCCGGCGCAAATTTTGTTCATAGCATCGTAGTATCTTTTAGATACTGTTATATAGCTACTATCCATATTGTATTGTTAAGTGTTGTTTATGAAAAAAATTGTATCGGAATTCACAGAGGAACTAGCAGCCAATGGCGGATCTAGCGTCACGTCGTGCTTCCAGTGCGGAACGTGTACACTTAAATGTCCGTCTGCAAAGATGATGACCCCGTTACGACCCGGAAATATCATGAGAGCATCTCAGCTCGGACTGAAAGACGAAGCGATATGCGATGCTCTGTGGCAGTGCACCACGTGTTACACATGCGTGGAGTGGTGCCCGTGTAACGTTCAGGTAGTCGATGTCATCACTGCGCTGAGGAACATGGTGGTTGCCAATGGGGACATGTACGAAAATCACAAAAAAGTTGCTCAGAGCCTGATAAAGAACGGCCATACTGTCGAGAACAACGATAAGATCAGGGCGCTCAGGAAGAATCTCGGGCTCCCGGAGAACCCGGAGACGGTGATGGACGACAAGGCGGCGAAAGCAGACTTCGACAAAGTGATCAAATTAACAAAATTCGCTAAGTTGGTGGACTGATGAAAAAATATGCGTTTTTCCTAGGATGCATCGCACCTCTCAGATACCCCGGCATCGAGAAGTCGACTCGAGAGGTGTTCAAGGCGCTCGGGGTCGAACTGGTGGATATGAAGGGCGCGAACTGCTGCCCTGCCCCAGGCGTGATAAAATCGTTCAGCAGGGCAACGTGGCTGGCCGCGGCCGCAAGGAACCTCGCACTCGCCGAGAAAGAAGGATTGGATATAATCACCGTGTGCAACGGCTGCTACGGTTCATTATTCGACGCCGCACACGAGCTGCACGAGGACAAAGATATGTTGGATGAAGTGAACAAGATCCTCGCTGAAATAGGATTGAAATACAGCGGCGAAACAAAAGTGAGACATTTCGCCGAAGTTCTGTACAAGGATGTCGGCATCGAGAAGATCAAAAAAGCGGTGAAAAAGCCGGCCGACTACAACGTGGCGGCGTTCTACGGATGCCACTTCCTGAAACCGAGTAAATTGAAACAACTAGATGATTCGGAGAACCCCGTCATCCTGGACGAGCTTATCGAGGCGGTAGGCGCTAAAAGCGTGCTCAGAAAACAGAAGGCCAAACCCATATGCTGCGGTGCCGGAGGAGGTCTCAGATCGCAGTTCGGTGACACGGCATTGAAGTTCACCAGAACGAACTTGGAGATAATGAAGAACGGCGGTGCCGAAATGATAGTCGACGTGTGCCCCTTCTGTCACCTGCAATTCGATTCGGGCCAGAAAGACAGCGGATACTCATTCCCTGTGCTCCATCTGTCGCAGCTATACGGCTTGGCAATGGGGATGAATGCAAAGAACCTCGGCTTGGATGCGCACATCACGCCGGTCAAACTTTAAGAGTAATACAAAAAAAGAGATGATATACAATGACAAAATGGTCTAATCAAAAAATATGCAAGAGTGCGGACAAGCCACTTGAGAACTTTATTGTGAATCTGCCACAGAACACCGCCTTCCACCGCGTAGATACCCAGAACATGAAATGTGAGTTCGGTCTGCGCGGCATCTGCTGCAAACTTTGCGCGAACGGCCCCTGCCGCATAACTCAGGACGCTCCGAAAGGAGTATGCGGTGCGACCGCCGATGTGATCGCGGCTCGAAATTTCCTGCGTGCTATAGCAGCAGGTTCCGGATGTTACATACACATCGTCGAGAACGCGGCCCTGAATCTCAGAAGCATCGCTCTTGCCAAAGGCGAGCTGAGAGGTAAAAAGGCACTGAACAGCCTTTGTGTCAAGTTCGGCATAAAAGGTAAGAACGATCATGAAAAAGCCCTCAAAGTAGCGGATGCGGTCCTTAACGACCTCTATAAACCCGACTATGAAAAAATGGTGCTGACGGAAAAGATGGCGTACGCACCGCGCGTTAAACGCTGGAAAGAGATCGGCATAATGCCCGGAGGGGCCAAGGCCGAGGTGTTCTCTGGCGTCGTGAAAACATCGACGAACCTGAACTCCGATCCCGTACACATGCTGTTCCATACACTCAGACTCGGCATTTCGACAGGTCTATACGGTCTCACACTGACCAACCTGCTGAATGATGTTGTGATAGGCGAGCCCGAGCTCCGCATGGCGCCGGTGGGTCTCAATGTGATCGACCCGGATTACATCAACATAATGATCACCGGGCACCAGCACTCGAGGTTCTCATACATACAGGACCGCCTGATCCAGGATGACGTTGTAAAAAAGGCCAAGGCCGCCGGGGCGAAAGGCTTCAAGATCGTCGGCTGCACCTGCGTAGGTCAGGATATGCAGCTCCGCGGTGCGCATTGCACAAAGATATTCAACGGACACGCAGGCAACAACTTCACCAGCGAGCCGATCCTGGCCACAGGTGCCATAGATGCCGTCATATCGGAATTCAACTGCACCCTTCCGGGCATCGAACCGATCTGCGATGAGCTCAAGATAAAACAGATATGTGTGGACGCAGTGGCAAAGAAAGCAAATGCCGAACTGAAAGAATTCACATATGAGACACGCGAGAAAGCCGTCAATGAGATCATTGACGAGGTCATAGCCGCTTACAAGGCAAGGCGCAAGGTCGTGCCGATGAAACTGCTCCCGGACCACGGGAACAAGAATTCTCTGACCGGGGTCAGCGAGGTATCGTTGAAGGCCTTCCTGGGTGACTCGTGGAAGCCGTTGATCGATCTGATCGCAGCGGGAAAGATAAAAGGACTGGCCGGAGTTGTCGGCTGCTCCAACCTTCAGTGCGGCGGCCATGACGTGTTGACGGTCGAACTGACCAAACAACTGATCGCAAAGG
It includes:
- the cooS gene encoding anaerobic carbon-monoxide dehydrogenase catalytic subunit; translation: MTKWSNQKICKSADKPLENFIVNLPQNTAFHRVDTQNMKCEFGLRGICCKLCANGPCRITQDAPKGVCGATADVIAARNFLRAIAAGSGCYIHIVENAALNLRSIALAKGELRGKKALNSLCVKFGIKGKNDHEKALKVADAVLNDLYKPDYEKMVLTEKMAYAPRVKRWKEIGIMPGGAKAEVFSGVVKTSTNLNSDPVHMLFHTLRLGISTGLYGLTLTNLLNDVVIGEPELRMAPVGLNVIDPDYINIMITGHQHSRFSYIQDRLIQDDVVKKAKAAGAKGFKIVGCTCVGQDMQLRGAHCTKIFNGHAGNNFTSEPILATGAIDAVISEFNCTLPGIEPICDELKIKQICVDAVAKKANAELKEFTYETREKAVNEIIDEVIAAYKARRKVVPMKLLPDHGNKNSLTGVSEVSLKAFLGDSWKPLIDLIAAGKIKGLAGVVGCSNLQCGGHDVLTVELTKQLIAKDILVLTAGCSSGGIENCGLMMPEAAELAGPNLKAVCKQLGIPPVLNFGPCLAIGRLEIVATEVAEALGVDLPQLPLVLSAAQWLEEQALADGAFGLALGLPLHLGIPPFVTGSDLIVKVLTEDMKTLTGGYVFINDDAVETADMFEKIILQKRKDLGLP
- a CDS encoding 4Fe-4S dicluster domain-containing protein, whose amino-acid sequence is MKKIVSEFTEELAANGGSSVTSCFQCGTCTLKCPSAKMMTPLRPGNIMRASQLGLKDEAICDALWQCTTCYTCVEWCPCNVQVVDVITALRNMVVANGDMYENHKKVAQSLIKNGHTVENNDKIRALRKNLGLPENPETVMDDKAAKADFDKVIKLTKFAKLVD
- the hdrB gene encoding CoB--CoM heterodisulfide reductase subunit B, with the protein product MKKYAFFLGCIAPLRYPGIEKSTREVFKALGVELVDMKGANCCPAPGVIKSFSRATWLAAAARNLALAEKEGLDIITVCNGCYGSLFDAAHELHEDKDMLDEVNKILAEIGLKYSGETKVRHFAEVLYKDVGIEKIKKAVKKPADYNVAAFYGCHFLKPSKLKQLDDSENPVILDELIEAVGAKSVLRKQKAKPICCGAGGGLRSQFGDTALKFTRTNLEIMKNGGAEMIVDVCPFCHLQFDSGQKDSGYSFPVLHLSQLYGLAMGMNAKNLGLDAHITPVKL